CTGGGCCGCCGTCGTTATCGAGCACCAGATGCTGACTGAGAAGGTTGTTCTCGACCGCAAAAATGGCCTTGATCTGATCGGCAGTCAGGGTGCGGTCATAGATACGAACATCATCCAGCGCGCCATTCAGATAACGGTGGGCTGCTGAACTGTCTGCTGTTACGCCAAAGCCGAGGAAGCTGTTGGACAGGATGGCCCGTGGCGCGATGTTACCAGTGTTGCTCATGGCCCCATCCACCCATACCGCAGTTGCGCCGCTAGTGAAGTCATGGGTGATGGCGACGTGGTGCCATTGGCCATCGTTGATGGCGGTCGTGCTCCGGATACCGGCGAGATCACCGATGCCAAAGCAGATCTTGCCGGTATTGTCCAGCCAGCCCCACTGAATGTCGCTTCTCTGACCCCGTCCTTCTGTTCCGATCACGCTAGGGGCGTTCCAGTCGAAGGATGCCCCGATCTGGGTCGTTTTGATCCAGAAGGTCAGGCTGGCCGATCCGCCACCTGCGCCGTCACCTCGCAAGGGGTCGGTTACGGACTTGTCCAATGCAACGTAGCCGCCATCACGACTGCCGCCGTTGCGGCCATTGAACTGGATGGCTGTCGTGCCATCCCGTCCGGTGGTAAATGCGGTGGCCGCCGCCGGGCCGCCTGGGTTGTCGGTGATGTGGCCGATTTTGGGCGTGCGATCATAGACATTGCGGGTGGTGGCACCAGAGCCTTCGTCAAAGGTCCAGTGGCCAACATCCTTGACAGCCAAGTCAACCTTGTGTGCCACGTTGATCGTGGTGGTGGCAATACGTGAGGTCGTGGTGCCATCATCCACCGAAACATGGATCTGTCGTGGCGTGTCACTGAGCGACGCATTGCCATTGTTGAACATGATCGCTTTGATGGCCTGGGTATAGTCAGCGAGTGTTCCGACGCCTTTTAGGCGTACCTCAGTGCTTGTGAGTGTGGCGGTGATGCCGGTGGGCAGGGTGCCAACCAGCAATTCGTCACCCACTTGGGCATTGGCCAGTGTGATGGTGGCACCAGCCAGTTTGGCCGAGTCAACATCGGTGATGCGGGCATCGATGTCAGCAATAGGGATGCCCCCTTGCTTTTCATAGAATGTGGTGACAAATCCGCTGCCTGCGGCGGTCGAGTCGTTTGCATCCAGATCCAGCACTGGGGCATCCGCCTCCCCGATGATGATGATGTTCAAGGATTGCGTTGCCGTGCCGCCTTTGCCATCCGAGATGGTATAGGTGAAGCGTTCAACGCCGACATCATTGCTATTCAGTGCTTGTGCATTGGCATTGGGTGTATAGGTGTAGGAGCCGTCTGCATTCAAAATCAGGCTGCCATATTCGCCAGCCAGCGGGGTGCCGAGCTTCCCGGTCGTGTTTTCGAAACGGACGCCGGTGACGGTCAGGGTATCGCCCTCGACGTCCCTGTCGTTTTTCAGCACGCCATTGAATTTGTCTTTGATTACGGTGCTGTCTTCAGTGATCTGAATTTCATCGACCTCTGCAACCGGGGCGTCGTTGAGGCCCGTGACGGTGATCGTCAGCGTGGTGGTTTTGGCGCCACCTTGTCCATCGATTGCGGTGTAGGTAAAGACATCCTTGACCTGCATACCAACGCTCAAGGCTTGCGCAGCGGCACCTGCCTTGTAGATATAGCTGCCATCGGCTTTGATGGTCAGGGTGCCAAATTGACCAACCAAAGCCTTGCCGACCGTACCCGCCGTGTTGCCAGATGCGATGCCGGTGACGGTCAACGGTTCTCCATCCAGATCAGAATCATTTTTCAGCACGCCGTTGGCTGCGGTGACCGACAGTGTGAAGTCTTCATTGATTTGATTGGTGTCCGCCACCAGGGTGGGGGCATCATTACTGCCCAGTACGTCTACAGAAACGACTGTAGAGGTGTGGTTGGACAGATTCACTACGAAAGTCTCAATCTTTCGTTGCCCTGCTTTGAGCGCCTGCACGGCAGCATCGTCATTGTGTAAGTCGTAGGTCCACTTGCCAGTTGCATCCACCGTGAAGGTGCCGTAGTTGCTATTCACAGTGTTGGCAACGAAGGTCGCACTTGGGTTGGTGCTGGTCAGGGTGCCGCTGTGAGAAAGCTTGACATCTTCTTGCACTGCGCCGTTGCCGATTGAGTTGGTGTCTTCGGTGCCTTTGACCTGTACTGAAATGGCATGCTGGGTGCCGTCGATCGAGGTAACGGAGAAGGTTTCCAGCTTGGTATCCGTCGCGGTCAAATCCTGCACCTGAGCACTGGCATTGTCGAGGGCATAGCTCCACTTACCGGTGGCATCCAAGGTGAGGGTGCCGTACTGGCCGGTGAGGGTGGCGGGCTGGAAGGCGGCCTGCCCGGCATCGGGATCGGTGAGCGTAAGCTGACCGGTGCTGAGCAGGGTGGTGTCCTCGGTCACGCTGCCATGGTCGGTGCCACTGATGATGGCCCCATCGTCGAGGCCTGTGACCGTGATGGTGACAGTGGTGGTCGAGCCATCGGACAAGGCGACGGTGAAGGTTTCGAGCTGACTGTCCCCGGTCTTGAGGGCCTGCACTGCAGGCTGGGCATTGTCCAGGGTGTAGTGCCAAGCACCACTGGCATCGACGCTGAATTGGCCATAGCTGCCGCTCTGCTGGCTGGCGACGAAGCGGACGCCGAGGGTGGTGGTGGTGAGGGTGCCGCTGTCACTGAGNNNNNNNNNNNNNNNNNNNNNNNNNNNNNNNNNNNNNNNNNNNNNNNNNNNNNNNNNNNNNNNNNNNNNNNNNNNNNNNNNNNNNNNNNNNNNNNNNTGTCCGGCATCGGGATCGGTGAGCGTGAGCTGACCGGTGCTGAGCAGGGTGGTGTCCTCGGTTACGCTGCCATGGTCGGTGCCACTGATGATGGCCGGGTCCTCAACCGGGGTGACTGTGACATCAATGGTGGCAGTGGTCACACCGCCTTGGCCGTCGCTGACGGTAACTGTGAAACGGTCGTTGCCATTGAAATCCTGGTTGGGCACATAAGTGTAAGTGCCGTCCGCATTGACGGTGACGGTGCCATGGCTGGCTGCCGTCTGGAGGCTGACGGTGAGGGTATCGCCGTCACCATCACTGCTGAACACCTTGCCGCTGATGGGTTGGTCTTCTGGTGTGGTGACGGATTGATTCTGGGCGATCGGTGCATCGTTGATCGGCAGGACGTTCACATCAA
This portion of the Chitinivorax tropicus genome encodes:
- a CDS encoding VCBS domain-containing protein, producing LSDSGTLTTTTLGVRFVASQQSGSYGQFSVDASGAWHYTLDNAQPAVQALKTGDSQLETFTVALSDGSTTTVTITVTGLDDGAIISGTDHGSVTEDTTLLSTGQLTLTDPDAGQAAFQPATLTGQYGTLTLDATGKWSYALDNASAQVQDLTATDTKLETFSVTSIDGTQHAISVQVKGTEDTNSIGNGAVQEDVKLSHSGTLTSTNPSATFVANTVNSNYGTFTVDATGKWTYDLHNDDAAVQALKAGQRKIETFVVNLSNHTSTVVSVDVLGSNDAPTLVADTNQINEDFTLSVTAANGVLKNDSDLDGEPLTVTGIASGNTAGTVGKALVGQFGTLTIKADGSYIYKAGAAAQALSVGMQVKDVFTYTAIDGQGGAKTTTLTITVTGLNDAPVAEVDEIQITEDSTVIKDKFNGVLKNDRDVEGDTLTVTGVRFENTTGKLGTPLAGEYGSLILNADGSYTYTPNANAQALNSNDVGVERFTYTISDGKGGTATQSLNIIIIGEADAPVLDLDANDSTAAGSGFVTTFYEKQGGIPIADIDARITDVDSAKLAGATITLANAQVGDELLVGTLPTGITATLTSTEVRLKGVGTLADYTQAIKAIMFNNGNASLSDTPRQIHVSVDDGTTTSRIATTTINVAHKVDLAVKDVGHWTFDEGSGATTRNVYDRTPKIGHITDNPGGPAAATAFTTGRDGTTAIQFNGRNGGSRDGGYVALDKSVTDPLRGDGAGGGSASLTFWIKTTQIGASFDWNAPSVIGTEGRGQRSDIQWGWLDNTGKICFGIGDLAGIRSTTAINDGQWHHVAITHDFTSGATAVWVDGAMSNTGNIAPRAILSNSFLGFGVTADSSAAHRYLNGALDDVRIYDRTLTADQIKAIFAVENNLLSQHLVLDNDGGPVRFAVTAEDHTSVTISGIPAGTQLTDGLNTKTITNAGEIVDITGWDFNQLALTGLGNQSAMLAVTATGKATGDTQIHMINIASSANIVMGTDDANTLTGTSNADYLSGGAGDDTVAGGGGDDRLLGGRGNDILTGGLGADVFKWSLTDAGTPSAPARDTLTDFSVSTAVDSNDKLDLRDLLQGENHLPGAGNLGHYLHFEKSGGDTILHVNHSGAFSTGFSAAKDTQVITFQGIDLTAGGTSTDAQIIQDLLNKGKLITD